The Schistocerca nitens isolate TAMUIC-IGC-003100 chromosome 2, iqSchNite1.1, whole genome shotgun sequence nucleotide sequence ATAGTAAAGCAGCACCGTTTAAAAATCATAAGCAACTCAATCTCCGCAATGTGCACCGATCGTTAGTTGAAAATCGACATTGAttcaaagaagtggataaaaaaATTTACGTTTGGTACACGTTTTTCAAGATCTACATCATTGGGCCCTCTTCTGTTGATGGGAATCTAAACACATTCTACTATCTCGAGATCTAAGATATTTTGCTGccgcagagattggaaaacattccACTGAACATAAAGCAATCAATGTGATACCAACAAGATGGATGTCCTTCCCATTCTGCGCATGTAGTGACAGACCCTCTTAAGAAAACGACTGGAGAGTGTTGGAAGAGTCGTTCAGGAAACGCAAATTGGTCTTCACCTCTCACCAAATTTAACACTTGCCTACTTTTGCCTGTAGCGAAAATCAAAACAACTGTCTGTGTAGCAGTGCTTAAGGTCGACATTTTCTGTACTTGGTACGTGTTTGCTGACATTTGGTATCATatggcagacgtttgtggaacctcttctgctGTCGGCGGGCAGTGGTAAGCGGCGCTGTTTTCTTGATACTATCATCTTCATGATATTGCAATTTAAATGGTTAGCAGAGTAAATATATGGAAAGGTTTCCAAACTTGATTAATAGGTTTCAGATTGGAAACATTCAAACGATTCTGTTGATATGAGTGACATTCATTGTAAGCCACCAGAATTCTCTATCTGGCTGGCAATAAAAAGATATCACAATATCAAGAATCCTATATACGATATACCACGCCATTGGAAAGCTTGATGCTACACAAGTCCCCATCCATAGAACCCACTTTAAACCAGCTGAATCACCGTCAGCTGCAGTAACGTCAGAAAGTTTCAGAACGTCGTTCCACAGCAAACTCACGACCCTGCTAATACAAATCCGTCATGAACATGATGAGACCTTTAAGAAAGTGCCTGAGAAAGTGCGTTTGATTCCCAGTCAGACATTATTCAGCTACCTTTAACTTTATTTCTTCCTCGTGTGTAACGGTGCTGACGATTTTGAACTCTAACCTTTCGTTCTCCTTATAAAGCCAGCTATCCACCACCCAATATTTATTACATACATTTATATAAAGCAAGTCATTCAGTCTCATTAAATGTACTTTAGCAAAAATTTTATCTGTTTCCCCAATGTATATTATTTTTTCCATTGTAGTTATATGACTCGTACTATCGTGACGACTGATGGGCTGGGCTTTCGAGTCACAAGTGTGGgcgatactgaaaaaaaaaaaaaagatacgtaGATCTAACAAGTCATTCATTGAGACAACGTGCAATAGAAGTTGGTCTGTGTGTTTGAGAGGGGCTACGTCTCGGACCTAGATGGAACTTGTTAGTTACACATATTGTGTAATACGTGAGCGTTGCAGTTGTATCATATCAAATACGTTGGGAATAGTGGGTAAGAGCAAATAAGTATCACCAATGAAAATGCTCTCTATATGAGATACACCCTACAAACAGGTACGATCATAGATTCTGAATGAGCGTTCGTTCACACTGACATCCGGGGTGTCGTGGAGCCCTCGTTTTGTTTTAGCTTCACACACAGTGTGCAGAGGCAATGCTGGTGACTGAAGCACATGCCGCATATGGCAAGGTCGACACTATTGGCATATCTAGTGTCGTGTTGCGTGCTTGACTGTCTAGAAAGTGAAAGCATAGTAGTGTTGAGAGATTCTACGGGCAGTAACGGTTCTCGCGTCTTACTCCTCACAGCAGTGTTCCAGACTTAAACAACGTCTCACTATGTTGTCAGAGTGAGGAATTGCAATCAAGCCATTAATATATTGTCCAGCTACACTTATACCTCGCCATCAACGAGTTTTCGTACATCAGAATTCGTTACTTCATCTCAGCGGTATGGCGTACTTGTATCTATTTAGTAAAGATATTGTAGATAAGCAGTTGTTCAGTCATCTGAAGCAACAGGGATTAAAATGGGAAGTAGAAGTGGTACAGATAAAAGATTGTAACATAAATATTTGTATAGACATATATTGACATGCATGAATGGATACAAAAATTTATACAAAATGAGGATGAGAGGTTGGTTGGTCCACATCAGTCTTTAACCATGGTAGGCACCACCGTAGGCCAGAGCGGGCGCGTAGGCAGCCCTAGCGATGGGGGCAGCGTAGGCAGCCCTGGCGATGGGAGCGGCGTAAGCCCTAGCGGGGGCGGCGACGGCCACGGGGGCGTGGGCGACGGCCACGGGGGCGGCGACGGCGGGGTGGGCGCCAGCCTCCTTGTGCACGACGGCATTGAAGCCGTTCACGGGGTCAGCGGTGTAGTCGACGACGCGGATGGAACCGTCGGGTTCGGCCAGGCTGTAGCTGCCCTGGACGACGTCTCCGCTGCGGCTCTCGTGCTGGGCTTTCGAGTCACCAGTGTGGGCGTCCTGGACATTGTAGGCGAAGCTGTACTGCGGATGGGGGTCGTACTCGacagcggcgggggcggcagcgacAGCTGGGGCGTAGGCCCTGGCGACAGGGGCAGCATAGGCCCTAGCGACGGGCGCAGCGTAACGAGCAATGGGGGCGGCATACGCAGGGGCGGCGTAGGCGGAGGCGGCGTATCCTCGGGCAGCCAGAGGCGCGCCGGGGGCGTAGACGGCGGGGGCACCAAGGTACCCAGCGCTAGCCACGGCCACCATCACGGACAGGATGATCAACTGTGAAAAGTAGAagctatttaatttcattgtcactgACACTTTGATGAAGCAGtatgtgttgtggttggcaggagagccaacaccgtcttactagaggaagccgaaaggcacgcgttttagctcacgcaggctggcgtgaggtctggaacaggacaaggaaattagaatttagaaaaaacggacgtagttggtggaatacttaactttaatccattaatggtgaacgtcgctcttgacgttacacgactcacagtatcaatagtaactggtaatggcgccttgctaggtcgtagcaaatgacgtagctgaaggctatgctaactatcgtctcggcaaatgagagcgtattttgtcagtgaaccatcgctagcaaagtcggttgtacaactggggcgagtgctgggaagtctctctagacctgccgtgtggcggcgctcagtctgcactcactgatagtggcgacacgcgggtccgacgtatactaacggaccgcggccgatttaaaggctaccacctagcaagtgtggtgtctggcggtgacaccaaagtATGTATAATCTAAAACTAAAATTCCGTCCAAACAAGTCCACGTACCTACTCCTGAAAGGGCAACTAGTTAGGAATCCAACAGTAAGAatagatggctcaccagttcttcgacgCCACGATGCGCGATACTTGGGAGTAATCGTCGATGAGAGGTGGACTTATGCATCACATATTGACACCGTCACACATAGATCATTAGAAACACTAAACAACTTAATATCAATTGGTCACAAGCGATTCCACCTGCCACCAGATTTAATCAAATTATATCACAATAGTATACTGACATCAATTGTAGGATATGGGTCAGGAGTCTGGgcccacagactcacgagggttatacctgccatggctgtgagaagagtgcagcggaacatgcttcTCAGATCAGTAGGGGCATATAGAACAACACCGGGCGGAGCACTAACAGTGTTAATGGGGCTTTGTCCGCTTGATATAAAAATCAGAGAACAAGTGACATGGTACTGGGTTAAGAAGGGAAATAGGGAGAAAATAGTCGACCTAATGGGGACTCATGTgggaaataaaatggaaattaaaCGCAAGGGGGAAGAActttggcaacaacaatgggataacGAAGAAACCGGTCGCAGAACATACGAACTGCTGCCCAACGTCAGGGAAGGACTGCAATTAAAACACTTTACACCGTCacgaggactgctgcacttcctcacaggtcatggaccCCACCCGGCATATTTATGCCGGTTCGGGAaacgggctacaccagcgtgtgactgcggggccacaccaggcaccccagaacacgtggtgtatgagtgccacctcttcgacgacGTAGCAGCGCATTTACGTCACCAGTTACCCAATTTCGACACGTATCACCTGCTCAGGCATGAGGACCATTTCTCAATCCTAAATATATTGGCGAATGAGAtatcacttaaagtaataaaggaatatCTTAGGAACAACGACTAAGATCTCATCACACCAAATCTGACTCCGCGCACCTGTCCTGTTCCGCCGGGGCGTGGACTTGGCaagccgcctcacggctggaatccgccacgtcTGGGATTAGGGGGAGGGTGCGCCCAACCACCGATCTAGACACTCACCAATTTCGACACTAGGCTAAGTTAGGTTAGATGTAGGATAAGCTAGGATAACAAAATAGTATAGTACTGCAGCGATCAACAATTctggccagcccggtgccaggggcgcGTTCACCGGGATTAGCTCGGTGAACAGGGCCACTAACGTAGGTTTATGTAACGCTGgcacatctgtaacgctgcaggtagatgTAGATTAGCATAAGTAGAATAAAATAACATAGAAAGACATAACCGTAGTGCCCATAGTGAGAACAAAAGAAAACTAACATAGAGTAAGCTGTAGTAGTAATACCAAATTGTATCAACTAGGACCCACTAATTGCATAAGGTGGTGGGTTGTTATGTATCATATatattgaagaataaagattttttttatttttttttttaagaaacaagtCCTCTACTAGAGACTAGCgagagagtgcgacattcctccattgTCAGAAGGTGACGCACAACAGGACATGGACGTAGACAAGCGGGCCGAAGAACTGGTGGGCGCAGTTACCAGAGCGGTAAAGGCAGCTGTTCCAAccaggtcggccgcggtggtctcgcggttctaggcgcgcagtccggaaccgcgcgactgctacggtcgcaggttcgaatcctgcctcgggcatggatatgtgtgatgtccttaggttagttaggtttaactagttctaagttctaggggactgatgacctaagatgttaagtcccatagtgctcagagccatttgcaccatttttttgttccaaccaggaggagggccatggcggcctccccgtcaccatggtcagctgaacttgAGGAAATGCGtcggtctgtcagaaggctgaggaggcactaccagcgcagtgtcgtctggtgggaaaagcaaagatggttACTGCAATACCGGGAGGCTAAAGAGAAATTTCAAAAAGAACTGAAAGAGGTCAGAATACGCAGTTGGGAAAGATTTGTGCTAGACCAGTTGGTCTTGGATCCATGGGGAGTACCCTACAAATTAGTAAGGGAAAAGATCCGTTCCCCAATGATGCTATCAACGGTCAGGCACGGGGATGGGATGACGGACTCTTGGCAGGAGACTGCCGAGGTCCTTCTCCgatccctgctgcctgatgacgaTGAGGCCAGCGATACGGAAGGCCAGTCCCAGCTACGAAATCAAGATCTGGACAGAATAGCTAACAACAGggcagtctaccccttctctgaggaggaggtGGCTGGCCACATCAAAGCACTAAAAACAGGGAAAACCCCCggcccagacggcattgtggcggaggtggtgcagttcttgGCACCCCAAGTGATGGCGCCACTAACCCAGCTATACAATGAGTGCCTAAGACAGGGAAAATTCCCGAAAATCTGGAAAGAGGCAAACGTTGTGATCATCAAAAAGGGACCCGACAAGGACCCAGCGGATGTCAAGTCCTATAGACCGATCTGCCTACTGGACATCTTTGGGAAATTACTTGAGAAAttgctagctgacagactgactgcacaccgagtgctgtgcgggatgagtggcaggcagttcggcttcaggccggggcgatcggcaactgatgcaatcgctctggcggccgaggtctgcggcTCTACCCCATACAAgtacgttgttggcatcatggttgacatcagtggcaccTTCGACAGCCTGTGGTggtcttcgctcttctcctgcttgcgggagaaggagtgtccagggtcgctatatggttgcctgaggagctattgtgaagggcgggaggtctggctatcatcccctagcggtagTGTAGGAAAAACTATAACTAAAGGATGTCCCCAGGGTTCCGTCttaggtcccctgttctgggacatccatatggaaccgCTTTTAGATAGTTTTCAgcagagtgaagaagtgctagaggtgatagcctacgcagatgacctcctcctgctggtcggcggccggagCCGTGAGGACATTGAGCCAAAAATAGACAGAGCAATGACCAAATTACAACTGTGGTGTACAAACACCAAGATGACGATCTCTCTAACAAAATCGACGTACTTATTACTGAAGGGACAGCTGGTAAGGAACCCTGCAGTCAGAATCGGAGGCTCACCAGTTATAAGACGACAAGAGACtcgctacttgggcgtcatcatcgatgaaaggtggaactttggaaGGCACATTGAGTCCGTAACCCAAAAAGCACTACAAGTACTAAACAACCTCACTTCCATAGGCCACAAACGATTTCACCTTCCACCACACCTAATCAAGCTGTATCATAATAGTATATTAATGTCAATAGTGGGTTACtgatcgggagtctgggcacataggctcacgagggtggtgcctgccatggcagtgagaagagtccaaagaaaCATGCTATTAAGATCTATAGGGGCGTACAGAACATCCCCAGGGAGTGCACTATTaataataatggggctctgtcctttaGATATAAAAATACGGGAGCAAGCAGCATGGTATTGGCTTAAGAAGGGGAACAACACGAAAATAGAGAATATCCTGGGGGCACTGGTGAGGGACAAGGGAGAAATACGCAGAAGGGGTGAGGACTTATGGCAGCagtcttgggaaacagaagaaactggcagaagaacctttgggttcctgccaaatgtaaaagaaaggctagggatgaagtacttcgagccaacgcggggtctaatacactttctcactggtcatgggcctacccgacatacttgtgtcggttcgggaaaaaggctacacccgagtgtgactgtggtgtttcggagggcactcccgaccatgtggtttacgagtgcccccttttcgatgatgtagcagtgaCACTAAGACAACAGCTTCCGCATAACAATACATATGACCTACTAAGACATAAAGAAACTTTTGAAACTTTAAATAgactggcaaacgaggtatcacggaaagtaCTGACAGCATACCTGAGGGACTTTCACGACTAACGACAAAAACCGAACGTGTCCAGTTACCCTGATcctataccgcctgtgcgtggacaggtcgacttttcagttgcaatccgccacgtgcagggctaGGGGGACCGGGGTACACTGATCTAGACTAAAGCACCGGAATTGACGTAGCTTAGTACAGTAGTTGTAGCTTTAGATATAGAtattaagttaggaacctgcagcgacaaacaatcttggcctgcccagtgtcaggggcacgctcatcgggattagctcgatgagcagggcCTAAAATAGTAGGTTTATATCTACGCTGACACACCTgttacgctgcaggcagttaggaattaaTAAGTAGGTAAGAAAACTAACAATTAGCAAGTAGTATAGATTAATAGCTGTAGTCTGCCTATTACCCTGTCTGTAGCTCACAATAATAAACATAGTAccatagtaataataatgaaaatagctGCTGAATATATAACATTGTAGTATTGTTATGACCcgctaatcattaaggtggtgggttccttttgtataaatattatagatgttgaaataaagatttttttaaaaaaaaaaaaaaacaagtcctcGAAGGAACACCGGTACCAACCGACCGCGGTCTCATCCAcggtggaggggggggaggaggaggggggggatgtggtcagcacacctctctcctggcCGTTGGCTgtgtacgagaccggagccgctacttctcagtcaagtacctcctcaatgagcctcacaacggctgagtgcaccgtGCTTGTcaagagcgctcggcagactggacggtTACCCATCCAACTGTTAACCAAtctcgacagtgcttaacttcggtgatctgacggaaaccggtgttactactgctgcAAGGCctttggcagtacgtgtaatgtACTTCCTAAATGTACTGTGTATAGTTACTTCATCTAATAATCCTCAGTGCAAATTACTACAGAATCACATACATTTAGGTATCATATACCAAGCAGGAAGTAATATTATAGGCTAGAACTATACCTCGAAGTTCTTCCctcaattaaagaaaaataaatgtcaATAAAAGAATCGTGAGATGAATCCTAAGACAATCAGTACTGTTatctattgcaaaagaaaaattaattaaaacgcAACGAGTAGAAGTATGCAGACAGACACCCAGCATTTTGTAGATATCTAAAGGTTTCAACGTATCACTAGTTCTTCTCCAGGTCATGCGAAGTCTAATCATGTTATACGATTATGATTCGGAACTAACACCTACAGGAGAATGCCTGCAGTCGATGGTCATCACTCGGGTTACATCTTTCACTGATGTTTCTTTCATATTAATTATGCCAAATGTGTGGAACATGAGCAGTTTAGTGAATTTTGTTACAGTATATAAACTGCATCGTGAATTCCGTAGACGTCGGTGGAAATGAATGTACAATAAATTTGAACAGAGAAAGGATCCTACTGTTAAACGATGCTACCGCGAATATGACGAAGCCCAGGAAAGCagttaaaattttttatcttaACCTAAAGTATGTTCGTGGTTCAGCCCATGTGCTACATCGTGTAGCTGAAGCAGTACGTCTAAAATAGGACAATGTGTATACGTTGATATCCTACACAAAAAAGGTAAATAGACGCACAAAATACAACGGTTTGACACTGCAGATAGCATTAATTAAGCCATACGTTGacttttttgttgttgaaggtatttttcaaaatatgtatACATATTGCCGCATTTAGAGCTATACTCTCAGATTTAGCTTTGTCTCCACAACGTATTTTAACCTGGTGGGGTACCTAGATAAATGCCGCCATCTTTTACGGTAAGGATTGCGATGAAGTAAAGTCGATAAGAGTCCGTTAATTACCGCAAATTTGTTTAAGCGTGCATCTGTTTGCTTCGTTCTATTGAAAATAATTAAGTTattgctctatttttttttttcttttcgggtCTGGGTCGTAGACGCTTTGGGCGCCACTAATACAGCTTTCAAGAAAACAGATTTGAAGCAAGATCTGATTTACAGCAAATCAAATTTTGAGCATTTGTCTGCAGAAATAACAAAGTTGGGATCCTCAGGTAACTGGTAGAATATCTGACAATGGTTGAAGAGATCGAAAAATCAAGAAATGAGAGTTGCAGCAAAAGATAAGACTAACAAATTTGTCGGAtaaaatcctgattttaagtttatgaagttgacagaaaaatattttgtggcGAAAATATAAAAGACTTTCACCGTGATCCGCCTTTGTCCGAAATTTTTTCGGTTAAGTATGCACCTGACATTTGTTGTAGCATAGAAGGGGCATTCATTTTTCACGTACGTAAATGTTTTGGCAGATAAACAAATGAGGCTTAGTGAAGAAAATTTGGTAAAATTGACTGTCGCGTACTGTTTTAgaagggaatgaaaataaatatagaACTGTATTTTCAGAtaacatatttttattgttttgctgTCCCATTACGCACGTTTAatgcgtagttctaagttctaggtgactgatgaccatagatgttaagtcccatagtgctcagagccatttgaaccatttttttgtaagttaaGCAAAGAaacccccccataaaccatggaccttgccgttggtggggaggcttgcgtgcctcagcgatacagatggccgtaccgtaggtgcaaccacaacggaggggtatctgttgagaggccagacaaacatgtggttcctgaagaggagcagcagccttttcagtagttgcaggggcaacagtctggatgattgactgatctgaccttgtaacattaaccaaaacggccttgctgtgctggtactgcgaacggctgaaagcaaggggaaactacagccgtaatttttcccgatgacatgcagctttactgtatgattaaatgatgatggcgtcctcctgggtaaaatattccggaggtaaaatagtcccccattcggatctccgggcagggactactcaagaggacgtcgttatcaggagaaagaaaactggcattctacggatcggagcgtggaatgtcagatcccttaatcgggcaggtaggttagaaaatttaaaaagggaaatggataggttaaagttagatatagtgggaattagtgaagttcggtggcaggaggaacaagacttttggtcaggtgattacagggttataaatacaaaatcaaataggggtaatgcaggagtaggtttaataatgaataaacaaataggagtgcgggttagctactacaaacagcatagtgaacgcattattgtggccaagatagacacaaagcccatgcctactacagtagtacaagtttatatgccaactagctctgcagatgatgaagaaattgatgaaatgtatgacgagataaaagaaattattcaggtagtgaagggagacgaaaatttaatagtcatgggtgactataattcgtcagtaggaaaatggagagaaggaaacatagtaggtgaatatggattggggggaagaaatgaaagaggtagccgcctt carries:
- the LOC126236228 gene encoding cuticle protein 18.6-like isoform X1, coding for MACKLIILSVMVAVASAGYLGAPAVYAPGAPLAARGYAASAYAAPAYAAPIARYAAPVARAYAAPVARAYAPAVAAAPAAVEYDPHPQYSFAYNVQDAHTGDSKAQHESRSGDVVQGSYSVAEPDGSIRTVDYTADPVNGFNAVVHREGGAHPAPVVAAAPAYAAAPALAYGKAYHG